The Candida orthopsilosis Co 90-125, chromosome 7 draft sequence genome has a window encoding:
- a CDS encoding His7 imidazole glycerol phosphate synthase, whose amino-acid sequence MSKLVHIIDVESGNLQSLSNAIKRIDPDYTIKFIHNESEFLALDHEITKLIFPGVGNYGHFVRQIYERNLDKHIEKYIKDDRELMGICVGLQAFADGSEESPGEQGLRVLDLQLKKFNVDDPSYVERGTKKAVPHIGWNSIEEITVAGDDISSNKSLFNLNLNNKYYFVHSYAAIIDHESSEKLDKLRGQGWNFAIARYGTEGFLAAINKGNLFATQFHPEKSGIAGLKIIKSFLEGEKFPEVHKSDIQQQPKDVEETISGLTRRIIACLDVRTNDDGDLVVTKGDQYNVRETKSDSESSAVRNLGKPVELATRYYNQGADEVTFLNITSFRNSPLKDLPMLEVLRRAAETIFVPLTVGGGIKDMQDPETGKTVPAVQVADLYFRSGADKVSIGSDAVTIAEQYYANNKRKTGKTSIETISKTFGNQAVVISVDPKRRYVASPEDTTMQTIHITDPERYGPNGEEYCYYQVTSQGGRKTHELGALELCVACEDLGAGEILLNSIDHDGSNKGFNLELLNQIKSQVSIPVIASSGAGNPQHFKQVFEMECGIDAALGAGLFHRGEYTVNEVKHYLQEQGKMDVRLDDDVEL is encoded by the coding sequence ATGTCAAAGCTAGTCCATATAATAGATGTAGAGAGTGGAAACTTGCAATCCCTTTCCAATGCCATCAAACGTATTGATCCCGACTAcacaatcaaattcatccacAATGAATCAGAATTTCTTGCTCTTGATCAtgaaatcaccaaattaATATTTCCAGGGGTAGGCAACTATGGTCATTTCGTTCGTCAGATTTATGAAAGGAACCTTGATAAACATATTGAAAAGTACATTAAAGATGATCGAGAATTAATGGGGATATGTGTTGGATTACAAGCATTTGCTGATGGATCGGAAGAAAGTCCAGGTGAACAAGGGTTGCGAGTATTggatttacaattgaagaagtttaATGTTGATGACCCATCTTATGTTGAACGTGGAACTAAGAAAGCTGTGCCACATATTGGATGGAATAGTATCGAAGAGATTACTGTTGCTGGTGATGATATCAGTTCTAATAAgtcattgttcaatttgaatttgaacaacaagtattattttgttcattCATATGCTGCTATTATTGATCATGAGTCGAGCGAAAAGTTGGACAAGTTGCGTGGCCAAGGTTGGAATTTTGCCATTGCAAGATATGGAACCGAGGGGTTTTTAGCTGCCATTAATAAAGGGAATTTATTTGCTACACAATTCCACCCTGAAAAATCAGGAATTGCTGGGTTAAAGATTATAAAGTCTTTTCTTGAGGGGGAAAAGTTTCCAGAGGTTCACAAATCCgatattcaacaacaaccaaaagaTGTTGAGGAGACTATTAGCGGATTGACTAGGAGAATCATTGCTTGTTTGGATGTAAGGActaatgatgatggagaTTTGGTGGTGACTAAAGGTGACCAATACAATGTGCGTGAGACGAAGAGTGATTCAGAGTCAAGTGCCGTTAGAAATTTGGGTAAACCAGTTGAATTAGCGACAAGATATTATAACCAAGGAGCTGATGAAGTGACATTCTTAAACATCACCTCATTCAGGAACTCTCCATTGAAAGATTTACCAATGTTGGAAGTTTTGAGACGTGCAGCTGAAACCATATTTGTACCATTGAcagttggtggtggtatcAAAGATATGCAAGACCCAGAAACAGGTAAAACTGTACCAGCTGTCCAAGTTGCTGATTTGTATTTCCGTTCTGGTGCTGATAAAGTTAGTATTGGATCAGATGCAGTCACCATTGCTGAACAATACTATGCCAATAACAAGAGAAAAACAGGCAAAACATCCATTGAAACTATATCCAAGACATTTGGAAATCAAGCAGTTGTCATATCAGTTGACCCCAAAAGACGATATGTTGCTTCACCAGAGGACACTACCATGCAAACCATTCACATTACTGATCCAGAAAGATACGGGCCAAATGGTGAAGAATACTGTTATTATCAAGTAACATCGCAAGGTGGAAGAAAAACTCATGAATTAGGTGCATTAGAATTATGTGTTGCATGTGAGGATTTAGGGGCTGGCGAAATTTTATTAAATTCCATAGACCATGACGGTTCCAACAAGggattcaatttggaattattaaatcaaatcaaatcacaAGTTTCAATACCTGTTATTGCCAGTTCAGGTGCTGGAAACCCACAACATTTTaaacaagtttttgaaatggaaTGTGGAATTGATGCTGCTTTGGGAGCTGGATTGTTCCATCGTGGAGAGTATACTGTTAATGAAGTAAAACATTATTTACAAGAGCAAGGTAAGATGGATGTAAGgttggatgatgatgtagaGTTGTAA
- a CDS encoding Rad14 DNA repair protein codes for MSASAEQKRKIEENRARVLERLQKKRLGNESPKVDKTSKSAAAATTHEANRDSPKRPLSQILDSPTNAFKSKFIDFEFDGSVKRSKTQEQIEKVEQNRLRAIEIQNRLRDRKENNSKQAPSAEVTYGPTTDLEKIRLNKNNPDSVFDSRKGKFQPPPIKKKDYIEYDFATMQDTKGGFIHDEDRPRVDDETLQEWKDKQKELEQLKKAAPPIDIDTAPKCYECGSLDIDLNLYTNFRKVRACRSCIKKMPEKYSLLVKTECKEDYLLTEPELQDLSLLPRIEKPNPHGYSRMQLFLRFQVEEFAFKKWGSSEGLDMEWERREQNKLKRKEKKYQDALREMRKKTRAEEFTRKLRHGKSLNERHVHDWAAPVKLSNNMIKKRCIECGIEMEEVVI; via the exons atgAGTGCATCAGCAGAGCAGAAACGCAAAATA GAGGAGAATAGGGCGCGGGTGTTGGAAAGActacaaaagaagagattAGGCAATGAGTCACCCAAAGTAGACAAGACCCTGAAatcagcagcagcagcaacaacgCATGAAGCTAATAGAGATTCACCAAAAAGACCATTAAGCCAAATACTAGATCTGCCAACCAATGcattcaaatccaaatttatagattttgaatttgatggGTCAGTCAAGAGATCAAAAACACAAGAGCAAATCGAAAAGGTAGAGCAGAATAGACTTAGAGCAATAGAAATACAAAACAGACTACGAGATCGGAAAGAGAATAATAGCAAGCAGGCTCCTAGTGCCGAAGTTACTTATGGACCAACGACTGATTTAGAAAAGATTCGattaaataaaaataacCCTGATTCTGTATTTGATTCCCGCAAGGGGAAGTTCCAACCACCACCTATTAAAAAGAAGGATTATATTGAATATGATTTTGCCACTATGCAAGACACCAAAGGTGGGTTTATCCATGATGAAGATCGGCCACGAGTTGACGACGAAACCTTACAGGAGTGGAAAGATAAGCAAAAGGAATTAGaacagttgaaaaaagCTGCACCACCAATTGACATTGACACTGCACCCAAATGCTATGAATGTGGATCACTTGATATCGATTTGAACTTGTATACAAATTTCCGCAAAGTTCGTGCATGTCGACTGTGTATTAAAAAAATGCCAGAGAAATATTCCCTACTAGTGAAAACTGAATGTAAAGAAGATTATCTCCTAACAGAACCTGAATTACAAGATTTATCTTTACTCCCAAGAATAGAAAAACCAAATCCTCACGGATACAGTCGTATGCAGCTATTTCTACGATTTCAAGTCGAAGAATTTGCATTTAAAAAATGGGGATCATCCGAAGGATTAGATATGGAATGGGAAAGACGTgaacaaaataaattaaagagaaaggaaaagaaatatcaAGATGCATTACGTGAAATGCGGAAAAAGACTAGAGCTGAAGAATTTACTAGAAAACTAAGACATGGCAAGTCATTGAACGAAAGACACGTACACGATTGGGCTGCACCAGTAAAATTACTGAATAATATGATAAAGAAACGATGTATCGAATGCGGAATAGAGATGGAAGAAGTTGTAATTTAG